One Gadus morhua chromosome 23, gadMor3.0, whole genome shotgun sequence DNA segment encodes these proteins:
- the LOC115537417 gene encoding N-acetyllactosaminide beta-1,3-N-acetylglucosaminyltransferase 3-like, protein MFFFCKMRMKRIGTYLILIVAPCLIVILLWTSQHPPPPPSNDVQLLTQDQLSPNMPPAVSRRSLHLWPPCHRNRSMVNITGFSDLPVRLQNFLSYRHCKHFPLILDLPHKCGVTDGSDIFLLLVIKSQPENYERRQALRATWAEERKHNGAWIRRVFISGTSGANLQKQRMNQLMEVENRNYGDILQWDFEESFLNLTLKQVLFLEWLEDRCPRAHFLLNGDDDIFAHTDNMVEYLQGVNGSLDSDEHLFVGSLMEGTGPVREPNKYFVPVQVQESDTYPAYCSGGGYLLSRHTAKVLFEMSKSVALHPIDDAYMGMCLARAGLKPSSHVGVNPGGLRLPPKVDPYDPCFFKEVLMVHRFQPHQMFVLWDQVHDPRLKC, encoded by the exons ATGTTCTTCTTTTGCAAAA TGAGGATGAAAAGGATAGGAACATATCTGATTCTAATCGTGGCCCCGTGCCTGATAGTGATCCTTCTCTGGACCAGCCaacatcctccccctccaccctccaacgATGTTCAGCTCCTCACTCAAGACCAACTGAGTCCCAATATGCCACCCGCCGTCTCGAGACGTAGCCTCCACCTCTGGCCCCCATGCCATCGGAACCGGTCCATGGTCAACATCACTGGCTTCTCCGACCTCCCTGTGCGCCTCCAGAACTTCCTGTCTTACCGGCACTGTAAACACTTTCCCTTGATACTCGACCTTCCCCACAAATGTGGAGTGACAGATGGATCAGACATTTTCCTTCTGCTGGTCATCAAGTCCCAACCAGAGAACTACGAGCGGAGACAAGCCCTCCGGGCGACCTGGGCTGAGGAGCGGAAACACAACGGGGCCTGGATCCGCAGGGTCTTCATCTCGGGGACATCGGGTGCTAACTTGCAGAAGCAGAGGATGAACCAGCTCATGGAGGTGGAGAACAGGAACTATGGTGACATTCTCCAATGGGACTTTGAGGAGTCCTTCTTGAACTTGACCCTGAAGCAAGTCCTGTTCCTTGAGTGGCTGGAGGACCGCTGTCCCCGGGCCCACTTCCTGCTCAACGGTGACGACGACATCTTTGCCCACACAGACAACATGGTGGAATACCTCCAGGGTGTCAACGGAAGCCTTGACAGTGACGAGCACCTCTTTGTGGGAAGCCTTATGGAAGGCACTGGGCCTGTTCGAGAACCAAACAAGTACTTTGTTCCCGTTCAGGTGCAGGAATCGGACACCTACCCTGCGTACTGTAGCGGGGGAGGCTACCTGCTGTCCCGCCACACGGCCAAGGTGCTATTCGAGATGTCCAAGTCGGTTGCTCTGCATCCCATCGACGATGCGTACATGGGGATGTGCCTGGCCAGGGCAGGACTCAAACCCTCCTCCCATGTGGGCGTGAATCCCGGAGGACTTCGCCTCCCACCGAAAGTGGACCCTTATGACCCGTGTTTCTTCAAGGAGGTTCTGATGGTGCACCGCTTTCAGCCGCACCAGATGTTCGTCTTGTGGGACCAAGTTCATGATCCTAGACTGAAGTGTTAA
- the LOC115537655 gene encoding N-acetyllactosaminide beta-1,3-N-acetylglucosaminyltransferase 3-like — MKRIRKYLILIVAPCLIVILLWTSQHPPPPPSNDVQLLTQDQLSPNMPPAVSRRSLHLWPPCHRNRSMVNITGFSDLPVRLQNFLSYRHCKHFPLMLDLPHKCGVTDGSDIFLLLVIKSPPENYERRQVLRETWAEERKHNGAWIRRVFISGTSGANLQKQRMNKLMEVENRNYGDILQWDFEESFLNLTLKQVLFLEWLEDRCPRAHFLLNGDDDIFAHTDNMVEYLQGVNGSRDSDEHLFVGSLMEGTGPVREPSKYFVPVQVQESDTYPAYCSGGGYLLSRHTAKVLFEMSKSVALHPIDDAYMGMCLARAGLKPSSHVGVNPGGLRLPTKVDPYDPCYFKDVLMVHRFQPHQMFVLWDQVHDPGLKC, encoded by the coding sequence ATGAAAAGGATAAGAAAATATCTGATCCTGATCGTGGCCCCGTGCCTGATAGTGATCCTTCTCTGGACCAGCCaacatcctccccctccaccctccaacgATGTTCAGCTCCTCACTCAAGACCAACTGAGTCCCAATATGCCACCCGCCGTCTCGAGACGTAGCCTCCACCTCTGGCCCCCATGCCATCGGAACCGGTCCATGGTCAACATCACTGGCTTCTCCGACCTCCCTGTGCGCCTCCAGAACTTCCTGTCTTACCGGCACTGTAAACACTTTCCCTTGATGCTCGACCTTCCCCACAAATGTGGAGTGACAGATGGATCGGACATTTTCCTTCTGCTGGTCATCAAGTCCCCGCCGGAGAACTACGAGCGGAGACAAGTGCTCCGTGAGACCTGGGCTGAGGAGCGGAAACACAACGGGGCCTGGATCCGCAGGGTCTTCATCTCGGGGACATCGGGTGCTAACTTGCAGAAGCAGAGGATGAACAAGCTCATGGAGGTGGAGAACAGGAACTATGGTGACATTCTCCAATGGGACTTTGAGGAGTCCTTCTTGAACTTGACCCTGAAGCAAGTCCTGTTCCTTGAGTGGCTGGAGGACCGCTGTCCCCGGGCCCACTTCCTGCTCAACGGTGACGACGACATCTTTGCCCACACAGACAACATGGTGGAATACCTCCAGGGCGTCAACGGAAGCCGTGACAGTGACGAGCACCTCTTTGTGGGAAGCCTTATGGAAGGCACTGGGCCTGTTCGAGAACCAAGCAAGTACTTTGTTCCCGTTCAGGTGCAGGAATCGGACACCTACCCTGCGTACTGTAGCGGAGGAGGCTACCTGCTGTCCCGCCATACGGCCAAGGTGCTATTCGAGATGTCCAAGTCGGTTGCTCTGCATCCCATCGACGATGCGTACATGGGGATGTGCCTGGCCAGGGCAGGACTCAAACCCTCCTCCCATGTGGGCGTGAATCCCGGAGGACTTCGCCTCCCGACGAAGGTGGACCCTTATGACCCGTGTTACTTCAAGGACGTTCTGATGGTGCACCGCTTTCAGCCGCACCAGATGTTCGTCTTGTGGGACCAAGTTCATGATCCTGGACTGAAGTGTTAA